A stretch of DNA from Nitrospira sp. KM1:
ATTGAGGATCTTGAGTTCGTCCGGGTTGCACGTTGGTAGGTTTCCGAGTTCACCCGATGCGTTGTTGGATTCCTGATTGTCTCCTAACTCATCGATTATATTGGCGTTATCTTTTTCCTCAGTCACGGCTGCTCCTTTTTATGAGCACGAGATAGGCATAGACCGCATAAAGTCAACAGGAACAAAGGAAATATATTATGGAAATGAATTGGCTAGACCCAGTGAGCGGTGCCGCCGTTTTCTTGTGAACGTCGATACAGCAATTCCAATCCCTCGAGAGTCAGCAGCGGTTCGATCTTTTGAATGGATGACGTTTCAGGAGCTATGGTGGAGCTCAACCCGCCCGTGGCGATCACATATGTGGAATGCCCCAATTCCTGTTCGATACGCCGTACCAAGGCATCAACCAACCCGGCATATCCGAAGATCAAGCCTGACTGAATGCTTCCGGATGTATCGGCACCAATGACGCTCTTAGGTCTGATCAACTCAACCTTGGACAACTTGGCCGCACGGGCAAACAGCGCTTCGGCCGATATTCCCAGTCCGGGAGCAATAACTCCGCCAAGGTACTCCCCGGTCTTCGTGACCGCACAAAATGTCGTCGCCGTTCCAAAATCGACTACGATGAGATCTCGACGATATTTATGGTATGCGGCGGCGGCATTGACGAGGCGGTCGCTGCCAATCTCCTTCGGATGAGGGTACCTAATGATCATGCCCGTATCGATATCCGAAGTGACCAGAAGGGGGCATCGATGGAAGAACTGTTCAATAAGAATTTCGAATGTTCCGGTCAATGCAGGAACGACACTGGATATGACGGCGGCATCTATGCGTATTGCCGGTACACCCGCTGCCGAGAGCAGACTCGTAAACAAGATGCCGTATTCGTCCGATGTTTTTTTCGCATCCGTCGCCAAGCGCCAATGTGCGTGCAGGCGTCTATCCTCATAGATTCCCCAGACGACGTTGGTATTGCCGATATCAACTACAAGGAGCATGATGCCATTGTACGGTCCGTCGGCCGATTTAGCTAGCAGCCTGTTGACAAAGTCGACCGTCCCACCCGCCCAGCCCGGACGCGCCGAGACGCGTCTTTCACCAAGCTTTGTTCTCGCGGGACACTGCCGCCTCACCATCTCGGCGGCGTTCACAGGCGTGCCGTGCCTTATTCGGCACGGCGTGAACCTCAGAGGCTCAACGTACGGCCTGGGAGGACGACTGTTCCTACAGTCAGGGAGCGGGCGGGTGGGTGAAAAAAGACGGCCTTTCTGAACAGCCTGCAGGGCAGGCTAATACCGCACGTAACTTCAAACATGACTCTATTTCCAAGGTCATCACGTAGTTTGTCCACACTGCTAGGTGCGTAAGTGAATGATATCTGCAGCTCGAAGATGACGAATCGGCTCCCGCCTAACGTCGGATTCTGGACGGTGAGGTTCGACGATAAGTGAACCGTCCGGGCCAATGGATCGAGCCAGGGCGATAAAATCCTGCCCTCCCGTCAGGCTGGCCTTGATCCTTTTTCCCAACGTCGAGCATCGGCGGTTGTAGGCTTGTGCTATGCGCTCCGATCCGCGAGTGGCGTATTCTTCAAGACATTGTTCAAGTTCATTGAGCAACTGTGCGATAACTCGGTTACGATCAATCTCAGCCGTCGACTCATGACGGATGGTCGTCGCACCATCCCGCAACTCTGCCGGAAAATCTTGATTTTTACCATTCACATTCAACCCGACACCAATCACCTGAAATGATTTTGATCCAGGCAGCGGTCCGCTTTCGCACAAAATACCGCCGACTTTCCGCTCGCCGATGAGAAGATCGTTGGGCCATTTAACTGAAACGGCGACAGTCGATACCATTTCGATCGCTTCGGAAGCCGCGAGCGCCGTCAGCAACGGCAGCCAGGAAAGGCAATCGGACAGACGATCAAGAGGAGCGGAATTTATCAACACGATAGAACAGTAAATGTTTACACCTGGAGGTGAGAACCACTGCCTCGATAGCCGGCCACGTCCTGCAGTCTGTGTATCGGCCAGTACAACCGTGCCGTGCTCGACACCTGCCTGTACGAGCCTGACCGCTTCGCGGCTCGTCGAGTCGACTTCATCGTGTAATTCCATGCGTTGGCCGAGACAACGGGTGCTGAGGGTGCTCCGGATCGCATCGGCGGAAAGTGAAGGTGGCATGCTTATCGTCTTCGTCTCGACCGTACTCTCGTCAGTTCGAGACTCACATCGGCGGCGGAGGCTGAATGAGTGAGCGCGCCGATTGAAATACGATCCGCTCCGGCCGCAGCCATCGCGCGGACATTCGTCAAAGAAATGCCGCCGGATACCTCAACCAACGCCCGCCCCCGGATCAATGCCACGGCTCGTTTCACCATGTTGACAGACATGTTATCAAGCAAAATGACATCTGCTTGTGCCGCCAATGCTTGCTTGACCTCCGGCAACGTCTCAACCTCTACAATGATCGGCATGTCCGTGGGACTTCGAAGATGAGCAAGACGACAAGCGGCTTTCACAGTCCGTCTTGTCCGATTCAACAGGGCAAGATGATTGTCTTTGATCAGAATGCCGTCTTCCAGAGACAGCCGGTGGTTGAGTCCCCCACCCAGCGAGACAGCCCATTTTTGCAAAGCTCTCCATCCGGGCAGTGTTTTTCTCGTATCAAGAATCACTGCGGGGAACTCTTGCACCGCCTGGCAGAACCTGCGCGTCAGTGTGGCGATGCCCGACAGATGCTGGAGGAAGTTCAGAGCTACTCGCTCGGCCATCAGCATAGAACGGCCGTCGCCTTGAAGTTGCATCAAGACGTCCCCTGCGTTCGCACGGCCCCCATCGCCGATCAACACGCTCAAGAACAACGATGTATCGACGGCCAGGAACGACTGCACTGCCGCAGCCATTCCCGCGACAACGAGCGGCTCCTTGGCGATAATCGTCCCTCTCGCAGCGACGGCTGACGTGAACAATGCCGCAGTCGTGACATCTCCGTTGCCCAGATCTTCCTGAAGCCCTTCGCGTACGAGCCGGCGAATGTCTGCGGCCGGAAGCGTCACCATGACTTATGGTCTCAGCATCGAACGCAGCTGACCTTCGCTACTGGCCAGGAGATCCTGATCATTCTGGAGACTCTTTAGGCGGGATTGATGGTCGGCAATGACATCCGGAGGAGCTTTTGATACAAACTCGTGATTCCTTAATTTTCCCTGAAGCCTGGCCATCTCCTTGTCCTGTTCCTCGATCTGTTTTACGATCCGATCAAGCGCTTTCTTCAGGTCTACATCACCCGAGACAGCGATTCCGATCGAAAGTCCTTCGGTCACGAGGCGAAGGAGTTTGCTCTTGGGCCATTCATCCGGTGAACGAATCTCCGCAGTGCCTCGGCTCAGGTGAGCGAGATGCGGTCGAATAGAATGAAGCAGCCGCTGCACGGTAGCATCATCATGCGCAACATAAAATGATACTTGTTGTCCGGGAGGGTAGTTCAGCAGAACACGTCCGGTTCTCAGCAGACTGACCGCGTGCTCCAGCCATGCGTACAGACGTTCGGCTTCCGGGTTGCGTCGTTCTCCATTCGTTTGGGGAAACTGCTGTATGACCAGGCTGTCTCCCTGGTGAGGAATGGTCTGCCAAATCTCCTCGCTGATAAACGGCATGAACGGATGCAGGAGACGCATTGTGGTTTCCAGCGTTTCTACGAGCGTATGCCGTATTCCAGGGGCGTCGGGATGTTGAGGGTCTTGAAGGGCCGGTTTGATCATCTCCAAATACCAGTCACAGAACTCATGCCAGATGAAGCGGTACAGTGCCGCTGCAGCTCGGTCGAACCGGTATGCTTCGAGTTCTGATATGACCGACGCAATCGCGTGGTCGAGACGGCTGCAAATCCAGCGGTCGGGGAACGAACGGGCTCCTGCCGGAGTCGCTGATGTCTGCCCGTCAAGATACATCAGGGCGAACCGTGCGGCGTTCCAGACCTTGTTGGCAAAGTTCCGATATCCTTCAATGCGTTCCTCCGCGAGTTTGACGTCCCTGCCCGGCGAAGCCATAGACGCCAGCGTAAAGCGTAAGGCATCGGTTCCGAACTGGTCCATGACGTGCAGGGGGTCAACCACATTCCCTTTTGACTTACTCATTTTCTGCCCTTCGGCATCGCGGACCAGGGCGTGGATGTACACGTCGCGGAACGGGACCTCTTCCATGAACTTGAGCCCGAACATGATCATGCGCGCAACCCAAAAAAACAGAATGTCCAGACCGGTGACCAGGGTAGAGGTCGGATAGTACTTCTGGAGCTCCGGAGTGTGTTCGGGCCATCCGAGCGTCGAGAAGGGCCACAGACCTGATGAAAACCAGGTGTCGAGCACATCGGGGTCACGAAGCAACGACTGTGTGCCGCAGGCTGGACATGCCGACGGGGCAGTACGAGACACGATCGCACGAGCGCCCTGCAGCAGCGTGATCCGCGTCACGGTCGTACCATCTACGTTCGTCACGACCTGGCGTTGAATGAGGTCGGCATTGCACGATTCACAATACCAAGCCGGAATTTGGTGTCCCCACCAGATCTGTCGGGAAATGCACCAGTCTCTGATATCACGCATCCAACCGAGATAATTATTGACCCAACCTTCTGGAATGATCCGAATCCGGCCATCTTCGACGGCCTTGATGGCTGGCTCTGCCAACGGTTGGATGTTCACGAACCATTGCGGCGACAGATAGGGTTCGACGATCGTTTTGCACCGATAACATTTTCCCACCGACATCTTATGATCATCGACTCCGACCAGTGATTCCCTCTCGCGTAGCGCCTGTTCGACCTTAGGCCTGGCCTTTGCGACTGGCAGTTTACCAAGTGTCTGGATGACACCTTGGTCCACGCCTGCAGCATGCAGCAACCCCGGATCCATCAGCGCTTGATGATCGAGAATCGCGAGGCGTGGGAGATGATGACGCTCACCGGCCTCGAAGTCATTGAAGTCATGCGCTGGAGTAATTTTGACGGCGCCTGTTCCAAATTCACGATCAACCAGAATGGGATCTCCGACAATAGGCACGGTTCTGTTGGTAAGGGGAATGTGCACCCGCCGGCCGATCAGGCCACGATAGCGAGGGTCGTCGGGATGAACTGCGACCGCCGTGTCCCCCAATAAGGTTTCCGGTCTAGTCGTTGCCACCGTCAAGGCGGTTGACGCTTCGCCTTCCAGAGGATATTGGATCA
This window harbors:
- a CDS encoding valine--tRNA ligase; this translates as MTIPQLDKTYDPKTVEARWYRIWNDRGYFHADVHAPGQPFSIVIPPPNVTGSLHIGHALNHSLQDILIRWRRMQGWNTLWLPGTDHAGIATQNVVEKQMAAEGLSRESLGRERFIERVWRWKAESGNTIIEQQKKLGESCDWNRLRFTMDEGLSKAVVEGFVRLYEDGLIYRGERLINWCPRCLTALSDIEVEHEETKGKLYLIQYPLEGEASTALTVATTRPETLLGDTAVAVHPDDPRYRGLIGRRVHIPLTNRTVPIVGDPILVDREFGTGAVKITPAHDFNDFEAGERHHLPRLAILDHQALMDPGLLHAAGVDQGVIQTLGKLPVAKARPKVEQALRERESLVGVDDHKMSVGKCYRCKTIVEPYLSPQWFVNIQPLAEPAIKAVEDGRIRIIPEGWVNNYLGWMRDIRDWCISRQIWWGHQIPAWYCESCNADLIQRQVVTNVDGTTVTRITLLQGARAIVSRTAPSACPACGTQSLLRDPDVLDTWFSSGLWPFSTLGWPEHTPELQKYYPTSTLVTGLDILFFWVARMIMFGLKFMEEVPFRDVYIHALVRDAEGQKMSKSKGNVVDPLHVMDQFGTDALRFTLASMASPGRDVKLAEERIEGYRNFANKVWNAARFALMYLDGQTSATPAGARSFPDRWICSRLDHAIASVISELEAYRFDRAAAALYRFIWHEFCDWYLEMIKPALQDPQHPDAPGIRHTLVETLETTMRLLHPFMPFISEEIWQTIPHQGDSLVIQQFPQTNGERRNPEAERLYAWLEHAVSLLRTGRVLLNYPPGQQVSFYVAHDDATVQRLLHSIRPHLAHLSRGTAEIRSPDEWPKSKLLRLVTEGLSIGIAVSGDVDLKKALDRIVKQIEEQDKEMARLQGKLRNHEFVSKAPPDVIADHQSRLKSLQNDQDLLASSEGQLRSMLRP
- the nadC gene encoding carboxylating nicotinate-nucleotide diphosphorylase, whose product is MVTLPAADIRRLVREGLQEDLGNGDVTTAALFTSAVAARGTIIAKEPLVVAGMAAAVQSFLAVDTSLFLSVLIGDGGRANAGDVLMQLQGDGRSMLMAERVALNFLQHLSGIATLTRRFCQAVQEFPAVILDTRKTLPGWRALQKWAVSLGGGLNHRLSLEDGILIKDNHLALLNRTRRTVKAACRLAHLRSPTDMPIIVEVETLPEVKQALAAQADVILLDNMSVNMVKRAVALIRGRALVEVSGGISLTNVRAMAAAGADRISIGALTHSASAADVSLELTRVRSRRRR
- a CDS encoding type III pantothenate kinase — its product is MLLVVDIGNTNVVWGIYEDRRLHAHWRLATDAKKTSDEYGILFTSLLSAAGVPAIRIDAAVISSVVPALTGTFEILIEQFFHRCPLLVTSDIDTGMIIRYPHPKEIGSDRLVNAAAAYHKYRRDLIVVDFGTATTFCAVTKTGEYLGGVIAPGLGISAEALFARAAKLSKVELIRPKSVIGADTSGSIQSGLIFGYAGLVDALVRRIEQELGHSTYVIATGGLSSTIAPETSSIQKIEPLLTLEGLELLYRRSQENGGTAHWV
- a CDS encoding biotin--[acetyl-CoA-carboxylase] ligase, which produces MPPSLSADAIRSTLSTRCLGQRMELHDEVDSTSREAVRLVQAGVEHGTVVLADTQTAGRGRLSRQWFSPPGVNIYCSIVLINSAPLDRLSDCLSWLPLLTALAASEAIEMVSTVAVSVKWPNDLLIGERKVGGILCESGPLPGSKSFQVIGVGLNVNGKNQDFPAELRDGATTIRHESTAEIDRNRVIAQLLNELEQCLEEYATRGSERIAQAYNRRCSTLGKRIKASLTGGQDFIALARSIGPDGSLIVEPHRPESDVRREPIRHLRAADIIHLRT